In Carya illinoinensis cultivar Pawnee chromosome 7, C.illinoinensisPawnee_v1, whole genome shotgun sequence, the following are encoded in one genomic region:
- the LOC122315199 gene encoding transcription factor RAX3-like produces the protein MGRAPCCDKTNVKKGPWSPEEDTKLKSYIEQHGTGGNWIALPQKIGLKRCGKSCRLRWLNYLRPNIKHGGFSEEEDNVICNLYLNIGSRWSIIAGQLPGRTDNDIKNYWNTRLKKKLLGRQRKEQQAQARRANSLKQEMKRESCEAFMVSGVMNQTPYWSAELPVAVPVMGSTQDPTLEDQAIRSLLIKLGGKFPDNQQPNTTNFQYPVDIISSSQDQLYVNSLSIPTSAAIVNSIDSTCTQFHNMFQRLESFPSELCELGYDNPPQLDGLEGLYGMEMVNASTGTSTSTSGESASWGDINSFVYPPLVSDHYEGCQQGLPQLRDSAFENLRYFAPPQ, from the exons ATGGGAAGAGCTCCTTGCTGTGACAAGACCAACGTCAAGAAAGGCCCATGGTCGCCTGAGGAAGATACCAAACTCAAGTCTTACATCGAGCAGCATGGCACAGGCGGTAACTGGATAGCTTTGCCCCAAAAGATAG GCCTTAAGAGATGCGGGAAGAGCTGTCGCCTTAGATGGTTGAATTATCTCCGGCCAAACATTAAGCATGGTGGGTtttcagaggaagaagacaaCGTTATTTGTAATCTCTACCTAAATATAGGAAGCAG GTGGTCCATCATCGCAGGGCAATTGCCTGGACGAACTGATAATGATATAAAGAACTACTGGAACACAAGGCTGAAGAAGAAGCTCCTCGGCAGGCAGCGCAAAGAGCAACAGGCTCAAGCTCGGCGAGCGAACAGCCTGAAGCAAGAGATGAAGAGAGAGAGCTGTGAGGCCTTTATGGTTTCTGGGGTCATGAACCAGACCCCGTACTGGTCTGCAGAGCTACCTGTGGCAGTGCCAGTAATGGGTTCAACCCAAGACCCTACCCTGGAGGACCAAGCAATAAGGAGCTTGCTGATAAAACTAGGAGGAAAATTTCCAGATAATCAGCAACCAAACACCACTAATTTTCAATACCCCGTTGATATTATATCCTCGTCTCAAGATCAACTTTATGTGAACTCATTGAGTATTCCTACTTCAGCAGCGATCGTGAATTCCATTGACAGTACTTGTACTCAATTTCATAACATGTTTCAAAGGCTTGAAAGTTTCCCAAGCGAGCTTTGTGAATTGGGATATGACAACCCACCACAATTAGATGGGTTGGAGGGGCTTTATGGAATGGAGATGGTGAATGCGAGCACTGGGACTAGTACCAGTACTTCTGGAGAAAGCGCGAGTTGGGGAGATATAAACTCTTTTGTTTATCCCCCTTTGGTTTCTGATCACTACGAAGGTTGCCAACAAGGATTGCCACAACTACGAGATTCTGCTTTTGAGAATTTGAGGTACTTTGCGCCGCCGCAATAG